One Scyliorhinus canicula chromosome 12, sScyCan1.1, whole genome shotgun sequence genomic region harbors:
- the LOC119974294 gene encoding G-protein coupled receptor 15-like, with product MENGTAYPDYYESYPTEMSEEEECETISLPQSNVFLPIVYCLIFVVGMLGNGLLVSAIGMRCQIKRQLDIFVLNLALADLVFLLTLPLWVDTEAWSKSWRSGLFLCRLSSYLVAVNAYSSVLFLSCMSLDRYLAIVYPLRSRRVRSKAYATLACLLVWAASFLLGLPVLRSRTILTLDEGRVSYCIEDRDSTNPGIALTYLLLTFFCPMLVILLCYCSITKKLCLQYKRSKKQDIKLRKSMRVVFLVVLAFLISWLPLNVFRFLVLLLRWGVGHGSCTFQTAVGLGMMASAPMAFANSCSNPIIYCLYDSSIQKTVLQLLRPCLNPLHLGQLSTTSDNQPSRSLSSSITTEGSSYRRRLASHTIQLSTLASNLKL from the coding sequence ATGGAGAATGGGACAGCTTATCCTGATTATTATGAATCTTATCCCACTGAGATGAGCGAGGAAGAGGAATGTGAAACTAtctccctcccccagtccaatGTCTTCTTACCCATCGTCTACTGCCTGATCTTCGTGGTGGGAATGCTGGGCAATGGGCTGCTGGTCTCCGCCATTGGGATGAGGTGCCAGATCAAGAGGCAGTTGGACATCTTCGTCTTGAACCTGGCTTTGGCTGACCTGGTCTTCCTGCTCACTCTGCCTCTCTGGGTGGACACCGAGGCCTGGAGCAAGTCCTGGAGGAGTGGCCTCTTCTTGTGCCGGCTGAGTAGTTACCTGGTGGCGGTGAATGCCTACTCCAGCGTTCTCTTCCTGAGCTGCATGAGCCTTGACCGTTACCTGGCCATCGTGTACCCGCTCCGCTCCCGGAGAGTCCGCTCCAAGGCTTACGCGACTCTGGCCTGTCTGCTGGTGTGGGCAGCCTCGTTCCTCTTGGGGCTGCCAGTCCTTCGCAGCCGAACCATCCTGACTCTGGACGAGGGGAGGGTGTCCTACTGCATCGAAGACCGGGACTCCACCAACCCAGGTATTGCTCTCACCTACCTGCTCCTGACCTTCTTCTGCCCAATGCTGGTCATTCTACTGTGTTACTGCTCCATCACCAAGAAGCTCTGCCTCCAGTACAAGAGGAGCAAGAAACAAGACATAAAGCTGAGGAAGTCAATGAGGGTGGTCTTTCTGGTTGTACTGGCCTTCTTGATCTCCTGGCTGCCTCTGAATGTTTTCCGTTTCCTGGTCTTGCTGCTCCGCTGGGGCGTGGGGCACGGATCTTGCACCTTCCAGACAGCAGTGGGACTGGGTATGATGGCCAGTGCTCCTATGGCCTTCGCGAACAGCTGCTCCAACCCAATCATCTACTGCCTCTACGACAGCTCTATCCAGAAGACCGTGCTACAGCTGCTCCGGCCCTGTCTCAATCCCCTTCACCTTGGCCAGCTCTCCACCACCTCCGACAACCAGCCCAGTAGATCCCTATCCAGCAGCATCACCACGGAAGGCTCCAGCTACAGGAGGAGGTTGGCCTCCCACACCATTCAGCTCTCCACATTGGCTTCTAATCTCAAACTCTGA